The following coding sequences are from one Dermacentor andersoni chromosome 5, qqDerAnde1_hic_scaffold, whole genome shotgun sequence window:
- the LOC126531858 gene encoding uncharacterized protein, whose product MHSSKPFAFAAQVSNQYCLFTKKSSNYCLLQLPSPQCCLSIVVECYNVVRTLLLLAGDIESNPGPDTVLAELKKLSTGQSQLLAEVQGLRNQLTTTEQAISDLSNRLSNLETRYQDLVTLRTDMNAICTNTTQTAKDIRGIEARLDDAENRSRRNNLIFYNITDNNALENYAQSEETVLHLCRDHLGLTIDPKEIERAHRLGRHSSGRSRPIIVKLTFFKTKQLILSNGRKLKGTDYSVGEDFSRPVRDARKNLVRFAKTKNTIFSLRYKTLFIGPKQYAFDESSQTVKEIS is encoded by the coding sequence ATGCACTCATCTAAGCCGTTCGCCTTCGCTGCGCAGGTCAGTAATCAGTATTGTCTTTTCACAAAAAAATCAAGTAACTACTGTCTCCTGCAGCTACCGAGCCCACAGTGCTGCCTTTCGATTGTTGTTGAATGTTATAATGTAGTACGTACCTTGTTGCTGTTGGCTGGTGATATCGAGTCAAACCCAGGTCCCGACACTGTACTCGCAGAACTAAAGAAGCTGTCTACTGGTCAGTCACAACTACTCGCCGAGGTTCAAGGCCTTAGAAACCAACTAACAACTACTGAACAGGCTATATCTGACCTCAGCAACAGATTATCCAACCTAGAAACTCGCTATCAAGACCTGGTAACACTACGCACCGACATGAATGCGATCTGCACTAACACCACCCAAACAGCCAAAGATATCAGAGGAATAGAAGCCCGCCTGGATGACGCCGAAAATCGCTCGCGacgaaacaatttaattttctatAATATCACAGATAACAATGCATTGGAAAACTACGCCCAATCTGAAGAAACTGTCCTGCACCTCTGCCGTGATCACTTAGGTCTAACCATTGACCCAAAAGAAATTGAACGGGCTCACCGTCTTGGGCGCCATTCTTCTGGGCGCTCTCGCCCAATAATAGTCAAACTGACATTTTTTAAAACCAAACAGCTAATTCTTTCAAATGGCCGTAAGTTAAAAGGGACTGATTACAGCGTCGGGGAGGATTTTTCACGCCCTGTCCGAGATGCGCGAAAGAATCTAGTTAGATTTGCCAAAACTAAAAACACAATATTTTCCTTGCGCTACAAAACATTATTCATCGGTCCTAAACAGTACGCATTCGACGAATCATCGCAGACAGTAAAAGAAATCTCATAG